The sequence TAAGATTTTCTATGGATActacaaaatactcccacaacTGCGGGCCATCGATTGCAAACAAGGTTTGTTCATTAGTATccacaaaaaaagtagttttttaattaaacgtattaaagtacattttacaCAAAGAGGTAGACCCCGAGGAAAAGACTGGCAACTTGTTCATACCGGGCCTAGGAGACATGTCGCTATCCATAAAAGTCATGgaggtcatagaaaatacttAGATGTAGTCCTTTTTGTTGTAGGTTGcattaatattttgcattaatttgattaaattgaagattttgtaatctatgcattctattacaaccttactttcatgttgtgagttaagcgcatattctacagaaaacatttattcatggaaattgttcttatgttcattgtgatattgaataaaatattttaaattttccGAAGGGGgtgtactcatatatgctgagcactgtatatCAGTAATGCATATTTATACGGCACTTTTTTGAATGGTTAGAACCAGGCtgggcaattaattgaaattcaattacaatttcaattattaaactccataattacaaaatcggataattgtaaacaaaaataaaagattatactatattttgagttgtttaaatttatatatttgcaccttttttttttcttttttagtttattttaaaatgactaatttaatcaatcttgttggtccaaaaggaacttgcatgatTGTAGTGTATAGtcgtaatattttttatgtttaagcattttcttgttttgtaccaaaaaacaaacaaacaaatgattgtcctaatcgtgatttcagttaTTCCCATATTGATTTGTgataaatattttcttcataattgagcagccctaggTTAGCACTTAGCATAGCCACCATCTCTCAGTTCTGAGACTCAAGGTTCGAATCCAGGCTCTGTCTTAGTGTTCAATTAAAGgggtacttcacttatttagccacgttagcaataaaaagttaatattttgcctttaattaatttgatacttttgttatatttcacgtacaattagtacctttaaaatcagattttgcaacttgctgtcgactcaaaatgacatcacaagggctcaggtaaccaatcacagctctcctgttttccaggtttggtcttgtgacattcacaagctaattgtgcatgaaaaataatgaaaatatcacatttattataggcaaaatattaatgtttgactgccaaaaatggctaaataagtaaagtatccctttaacatgtcCTCCCGTGTTATTTTTCGCTCTACATACTGGCTTGCCCAATGCAACCAGTGGATTGGATAAGAACAATGAGGGTGAGGAGTAGATGTTGCAAATAGTTGTATGGAAGTAAGACACAGTAGCCACTTCTAAATGACAAGCACGTACTTGACATCAAAAAGTACATTGACTCAGGCTGGCTGGTGTATTTGGTTGTTTCTTTGTCCAGGCATTGCATTGCTCTACCTGCACATCCACCGTATTTTCAAGCAACCGGCGTTCCTGCAAAAGGCTCTGGAACACGTGAGCCGCAGTCTGAAGTGCCTGACCCGCCGCCATGACGTGACTTTCCTGTGCGGTGACGCGGGGCCGCTGGCTGTGGCCGCTGTCGTGTACCACCAGCTGCAAATGGCAGGAGAGGCCGACGAATGCATCAGAAGGTCAGTCTGGCGaggtggagagacaaaaaattgaaaacatATCATGGTTATAGTGACCCAAATAAAGCACATTCATTCAAGATGTTTCCGAAAATATTCCCACTCCCAAATTTTCACGATAAAATTCCTGAGTtaatatttttcttattcctGATTTTGCAACCAATTCGAACAATTctacattaacattttaataaATGGCAGATCATTTTAGTTCAGTGTCAGGTTTTCAGATGGACTTTGAAATAAGGCCCATAAACAATTTGagtataaaatcataattaactcattcactcccagccattttcacagaagtaatcctgttcgctcctggctgttttactggattttgactgattttgcaaggcccacagaatattgtgttcaattgctataaaagcaccaaaaagaaagattaaagtctcttcttttgtcaggaaaaaaaaaatgtttctatctgtttccgttttgcagcaattagcattagaagagagctaagtttcagttttcacaaatctatttaaaattgtaagtaatttagctttttttctagatggccctggttgatctcatttgctctgctgccacctgctggccgtttgtgtaataactaccatttctgcaaccattctttgcagttgagaggttgcatcaatgccttctgtatgctctagcataaacaaaaaacaaaaaaacaaaaaaaaacgtctttaggacacttagaacataaaaaaaaaaaaaaacatatttacacgttattgggagcaaatgagttcaaacCAATATTAATTGCCAAATTGTGTAGAGGAGTTCCACTCTCATATTCTTCTTGTCTTGCAGACTGCTGCAGTATCACCCGAATGTGGTGAAGGGTTCGGGCGGGTTGCCTGACGAGCTCCTCTACGGTCGGGTGGGTTACCTCTATTCTCTCGTCTTCATCAACCAGCAGCTCGGCACAGATCGAATTCCGTTGCAGCAGATCCAGCAGGTGACAAATTTGATATTGCTCACCTGTATTGGCAGCAAGGTTATTTTTAGTTAcggtaactaaaactaacgaaaaaaacaaaaattgaaacaattttgttaacaaattaaaataaaaacaaaaatgctttctaaaaaacgaaaactaactgaaactacattttatgtttacaaaactaactaaaactaactataatgtttATCATCTTCTaggagcagccaatagaaaagcaccttcaaaaaaaagagaaatgaaatgggatagaaagaagtaaaacttatgttatctgcccctaatcaacaacaacaacataaaataatCAACATAAAGTAAATGACAGCTAGCGGTCGAGACACTTTCAATGTAACAATTCTATATACGGTAATAATTAagcagcatgtccttgtgctatatgtatttttccagtaattgagcttgtgtcaagtttttaaaggtacagatagactgagattttgttttacaatccagatcgTTCCATAAACTGACACCTTAAGTTGAAATACATCCTTCTTTTTGATTTGTTCTATAGTTTGTTTTCTGAGAAAATATCTGTCGCTCTGAATtcatactcactttccctttttttaaatttaatttgtatattaactggtaaactCCATCAATCATGAGATTTTagagtttttagttgtataaataatggatgagtGTGGTCTGTGCATCCGCAGCCGCAAGCGATACGTATTTCacatttctgtaaaagaaagatggaatcggtgaaaatgtacaaattgaagGATACAATATGTACTATGTAAATAGATTGGGTAAAACTGGTGGAGGCGTTGCTAAAacgaatactgaaactaactcaaactaaactaagacaaattattaaataactaaaactgatttaaaaaaaaaaaaaaaaactcaaatgaaaaattccaaaaaactataataaccctgattggCACTAGTCACTGTTCAGCAGCCATGTTTGATATTTTGCCACAGGTCAGTGAGGCCATCTTAGCATCAGGCGAGCACCTGAGTAGGAAGTTTCACATCCAGAATCAAAGCCCCCTGATGTACGAGTGGTACAACGAACAATACGTCGGCGCCGCTCACGGATTGGCCGGCATCTATTACTTCCTCATGCAGGTAAAGGAAGCATCGGTCGGTCTGCTGTTAGCAACTTAGCATAGCAAGAAACTTCCCACTTTGACCTTTGCCTTCTCTCAGTCTGGGTTTGTTGCGGCTGAGGAGAACGTCGGCAGGTTGGTGAAACCCAGCGTGGACTACGTGCGTCATCTGAAGTTCCCGTCCGGGAACTACCCGCCTTGCGTGGGAGATGATCGCGACCTGCTGGTGCACTGGTGCCACGGATCGCCGGGCGTCATCTACATGCTCCTGCAGGCGCACAAGGTGAATTCTGAGTTAGCCATATCATATATCACAGAAAGCacttgcaggtttttttttttcctggttcaAATTAAGGCagaggtggaggtggccgcctctgaattttgtacacagtaTAAAaacgctgacttttttttttttcgatgttgCATGTGAATGCTGAAGAAATGTCGCTCAACTGAAATGCCGCGGAATGAATTGCAGAGTTGAAATGTGGAATGAACAGACTTGAAGTTGGACTGGTTTGAACGGATCATATTTATATTAGGGgtttcaaaattagtgcgttaatttggagttaatttaaagttcctttaacgtcacaaatttttttttaaatgcgtgaTTAATGAGCGCCCCTTACTTGAAAGCCTGTACTAGGGGAATTCCggtcgcaatgcagcagaaaCGTCCGCATCATAATTTAGCAGtaattaatttcaaaataatgcgtatatttgtggagactgggctcaagttgtattttacaatttgaaaaatgtgcaaaatttcacaagttacttcatgttaaaaattagatcGCTCTTaatcagaaaagaaaaatgtactgagctGTCACTAACGTGTCACAGATGCAgagatgccatctagtggcagaaaaaatgacctcaacacaaatcaatatcgcactcattttacagtacagtacatctttttaattttgagttatgaagttactgtatcaatgactaaaaagatgcagccatatttctattagtttaacattttttccacttttatgttaacaggaGTATGAACACtccttttataaatattttattgtacatttaaatgtgtgattaattgtgagttaactattgaagtcatgcgattatccatccatccattttcttgaccgcttattcctcacaagggtcgcgggggctgctggcgcctatctcagctggctctgggcagtaggcgggggacaccctggactggttgccaaccaatcgcagggcacacagagacgaacaaccatccacactcacacgcacacctagggacaattcggagcgcccaattaacctgccatgcatgtctttggaatgtgggaggagaccggagtacccggagaagacccacgcgggaacggggagaacatgcaaactccacccaggaaggtccgagcctggactcgaaccggagacctcagaactgggaagcggacgtgctgtcatgcgattaattatgatttaaaaaaaaaaatggaattgccCGACACCCCTAATCTAAATatctcatatttagaaaatattgtgaaaatgtgGGAATCTTGAGAATGTTATAAATAGCTTGGTAGATgtgctgaatgagttaaacagttcAAAGTTAGAATGGGTTGAATCGGTTGAAAATGTTGTGAAATATGGAAGGAGGAGGATGAGTTAAATTTGGAAACGgtgtccattcatttcaatggaattttttttcttattttttgctGAGAAATGGTGGCCTGGACCTGATTAGGggcgggaacctctgggtacctacCGATATGATACGatgtgcgatacaaggctcatgataacaaatatctcacgatatgacgatactatCATTGCTCGAtatgttgctcaggtaataaatccacgataatcgaTGATAAAACTAatctaataacaacaataataataataataataataaaaaatatcaataaataatgaaaaataaatatacaaatataaatataatataaatacataatatataaaaatatatataatgtatataaataaaataataatagtacaaataaataatatatgtcataataatcataacaacaacaataataataataataataataataataataaactaagctgatgagtcttcttcgcctgaagacttgcgtccatttccctgccactcttatgaggagctccccctagtggcccgccaagtcattgctgaataagtcatgaacaatggagccgttatagtggctggttattaactacaaatatggcgatacttgcataggtgtatcgataatctatcggaagacaatgtatcacgatttatcgcgatattgatatatcgtcacactcctagtccTGTGAATGAGGTGAATATCCataacaaatataaatacaatatttcTAAGTAGGAATGGTTTGGAATTGAGAAATGTGAAAAGAGTTGGAGGACAGAAAAGTgccggaattaaaaaaaaaaaaaaatgatgatgcaTCAATATGACACAGTATGTATGAATTTTCTTCATCAATGTATCAACTATATGAAAATGTCATCATCTCATCCATGTTCTATTGCCATCAAACTTCATTGTGGACATTGCAGGTGTTTGGCGATGGCCAGTACCTGGAGGAGGCGCTGCAGTGTGGCGAGGTTGTGTGGCGCTGGGGACTGCTGAAGAAAGGCTACGGGCTGTGTCACGGCGCCGCCGGCAACGCTTACGCCTTCCTGGCTCTCTACCGGCAAACGCACGACCCCAAGCACCTTTACAGAGCCTGCATGGTTTGTGACACGCAAATGATGGGTGACGGCCATATTTTGCTGTTCATGTTACGCTCGGATCTTCTCTTTTCCTTTTCAGTTTGCAGACTGGTGCATGAATTATGGCTCACATGGCTGCAGAACACCAGATACCCCCTTCTCACTTTTTGAAGGTAGGAgtgctttaaataaaaaataaaaataaaaaaataaaaataaaaaaaaacgtctatGGAAAGAGTGGTGCCTCActcctatggaggaccaaaactgccaaaatacaaaataagtaaatgactaaataaaacaataaatgactaaaagtgaaaataataatgaatataaaaaattactatatatatatatatatatatatatatatatatatatatatatatatatatatatatatatatatatatataaaattatatctaaaaaaataaatgtaaatggaaataaatacgtttttattttcacagtttgtcatttatttatttagttatttatctattagacatttatttttatttttttagtcatttattattttgtcatttatttagttatttattaggaccgccccctcatttccacttggcagtacggcccaaaactgccaaaattcaaaataaataaatgactaaataaatagataaataaatgaataatgactaaataagtgactaaaagtgaaaatgaaaacagatttatttccatttatatttattttttgtggatataatttttgaattatattttttttgtattaatttttattttcatttatttatttatttatttagtcatttatttattttaaattttgcagTTATGGCTCCATACACTCCACAACAACAGTGGCAACCCCcccccctggaaaaaaaaaagaagtgtttttGGGCTGTTATTACTGTCAAATTGAACATAATACAAAGAAAATGCAactagggatggaacgataacggcaataacgtgatatcgcgatattaaaactgccatcatatatcgtcatcgtcgtcgtgtcacgatattaaaagcagcatggctgttcaaaaagtcgggttgatttccatttgtgcagttgtagcaccctctgggggttagtttttttaagtgcagtttaattttcacctggcatcttttggcccttctatgtttaaaatccatgctaatggtcagatgaaggggaacgttaTATGCTTGTGAGGCGAGTCAATGTGTAAAaaacgcataaaaaaaaattacatgacGTTTATTTTGTAGGGGGCTGGaatgtattcatgacattttccttcattttaatggggaACGGTGGTTTTAAATACGAGTCATGAGGAAAGAGAAAATTAAACTCatttctcaaggcaccactatgTAAGTATTAAGCGTGACGCTTGTGTCACTTCCTCCAGGCATGGCAGGTACCATCTACTTTTTGGCCGACCTTCTGCAGCCAACGCAAGCACGCTTCCCAGCCTTCCAggtgtgaccccccccccccccccccccccccgaccgcAAGCCAACAGATAGATGACCTGCTAAGACGCAACAAGACCCAGATTTCTGCATTTTTCCAGCATAACTTTCCTTATATTAAATTCACATCACCTCATAATAGTTTTTAATAAGGTAAATATTGTTCTttgctcttttttgtttttttggggctaACAGTTTGTCGTCTGACTATTTTGATGTTAGAGTTTGCCGTTCATGCTGTCATAAATGGATCCTTTGCACTGTCTGAGTAACTAATAAATAAGTGATTGGTCACAGCAACTCTTGTTGTTCTTGTGCAGTGGTACAAACCGCCACAGGGTGGCAGCATCGAAAGAATTCATTTGCACTATTCAAGTACAGAAGCGTAttcatattgcattcacttgaaaaaaaaactcctgttttctgaataattttttggggtacctttgtttttatgtgtgatttttttttttttttttttttctgaaaaatattttctgttactgcattttttttaaattaaaatattttttaaattaaaaaaatataggaaaaaatattcagaaaagcaGAGTATCAGCTTCTGTTTTtccgagtgtgtgtgtgtgtgtgtgtgtgtatgtatatatatatatatatatatatatatatatatatatatatatttatttatttatttatgtatttatgtgtaTATGCAACAGTGACTTGTTGCAGGATGCTTTCCTgcatgcaatacgcttccgtagaaaCTTAAATGCTAGCTTACTAAAATCATGCCGATCGAATGACACGTTGGTATGCTGAGCCAGTAAGTGATATACCGCTAGTTAAAGGTACATACATTGGAGGTGTGCGATAATGTGTCCACCATCAGCGAGTCTGCAACAAATCACTTGGAGTTTGTtcagatattaaaaataaataaataaataaaatatttgtttttaaaaattactcccaaaaacagaagctggtgctctgtttttctgttttgaatcattttttccactattttttttctgagtaatttttcctaagtatttatatatatatatatatatatatattaggggtgtcacgattcgccaactccacgattcgatttaaatttcgattttggggtcacgattcgattttttttttcgatttttttttttttttttttttctccgctcccccactttataacacagaggcatatgcttctgtaggctaaggctagtctatgatcattggttctattcattgtacagtaaatcttatttcaaaagatcggctacatataggtgatgcaatttccatattatttttgtgtaaatttatgtaatatatgataattgacattaggcaggaatgatcaaattcaaagaatttatttacaatataaagttaaccgtcttgttcttactgaagtgtaaaataaaaaataaaaaaacaaaaacaaaaagtcacagtgggtgcctgccatctattgactgtttttggttacaacagtgtgctgtgcgttcctcttaaaataatgtgcaatgtgcaacaacaacaaaaaatatattgtatccaaagtcatggaacaaatacagcctgaacaaactatatcccaacatttacagttgctgggcatactgtagcgtggttcaagtacactaattaaatgtttgaatccagcgttttccaaggctgcaggtctgctgctataaatagacctatggatctggcgtttcgcgcgagctgaagtgtgtggaagtttcactgtaaatgaggatgaaatagttggttggaccgttgttttcccacttctagttgaatttgataaatctaaatctttgtgatgcctgcgtaaatgtcccgtcatgtttgtcgtgtttcccgttgttacggctggcggctcgggccattcagtttgaatgcgccagcgcgacactctgattggaggactgtgccagcgcgacactccgattggacgactgtgccagcgcgacactccgattggacgactgtgccagcgcgacactccgattggacgactgtgccagcgcgacgctattgtgtatccgtgtattatacccctattagttattgtttctcctccgttctgtcagttctgtcaaatgcggttattatttgttcaccttccactttcactcccttgtcaaacccctgcctgaaatttca is a genomic window of Festucalex cinctus isolate MCC-2025b chromosome 2, RoL_Fcin_1.0, whole genome shotgun sequence containing:
- the lancl1 gene encoding glutathione S-transferase LANCL1 isoform X1 translates to MDTRALKNPYADYDGSSEVTQSLFDSHGKLTSAFAQRLSSKIDELLAVMEKGLKSANPNDCTIYTGWTGIALLYLHIHRIFKQPAFLQKALEHVSRSLKCLTRRHDVTFLCGDAGPLAVAAVVYHQLQMAGEADECIRRLLQYHPNVVKGSGGLPDELLYGRVGYLYSLVFINQQLGTDRIPLQQIQQVSEAILASGEHLSRKFHIQNQSPLMYEWYNEQYVGAAHGLAGIYYFLMQSGFVAAEENVGRLVKPSVDYVRHLKFPSGNYPPCVGDDRDLLVHWCHGSPGVIYMLLQAHKVFGDGQYLEEALQCGEVVWRWGLLKKGYGLCHGAAGNAYAFLALYRQTHDPKHLYRACMFADWCMNYGSHGCRTPDTPFSLFEGMAGTIYFLADLLQPTQARFPAFQV
- the lancl1 gene encoding glutathione S-transferase LANCL1 isoform X2, coding for MDTRALKNPYADYDGSSEVTQSLFDSHGKRLSSKIDELLAVMEKGLKSANPNDCTIYTGWTGIALLYLHIHRIFKQPAFLQKALEHVSRSLKCLTRRHDVTFLCGDAGPLAVAAVVYHQLQMAGEADECIRRLLQYHPNVVKGSGGLPDELLYGRVGYLYSLVFINQQLGTDRIPLQQIQQVSEAILASGEHLSRKFHIQNQSPLMYEWYNEQYVGAAHGLAGIYYFLMQSGFVAAEENVGRLVKPSVDYVRHLKFPSGNYPPCVGDDRDLLVHWCHGSPGVIYMLLQAHKVFGDGQYLEEALQCGEVVWRWGLLKKGYGLCHGAAGNAYAFLALYRQTHDPKHLYRACMFADWCMNYGSHGCRTPDTPFSLFEGMAGTIYFLADLLQPTQARFPAFQV